The following are encoded in a window of Narcine bancroftii isolate sNarBan1 chromosome 2, sNarBan1.hap1, whole genome shotgun sequence genomic DNA:
- the foxa1 gene encoding hepatocyte nuclear factor 3-alpha isoform X1, translated as MLGTVKMEGHEAAEWSNYYGEPQEAYSAVPISSMNPGMGSTYMSMNTMGSGSNMTSSSFNMSYGNPAIGPGMGAMAGGGPGAMGSGMTPMSAAISPGLGGQQTSLNGLGPYPGMSPMTYPQANVSRPRDAKSLRRTYPHAKPPYSYISLITMAIQQAPSKMLTLSEIYQWIMELFPYYRQNQQRWQNSIRHSLSFNDCFIKVARSPDKPGKGSYWSLHPDSGNMFENGCYLRRQKRFKCDKAAPPKAGGDGPRKDEEAATGSPPTGGIHDSGSSRARGRAEPNSDTAPRRDVKCQAAAVSSASAIRGALGPHPSHPHLLLQPGLSLSHVSVAEPQQLHQLKADPHYSFNHPFSINNLMSSEQQHHHKMDLKAYEQAMHYSSYGSNMANGLPLSTMGKSGMEPSVLASEASYYQGVYSRPVLNTS; from the exons ATGTTAGGAACGGTGAAGATGGAAGGACATGAAGCTGCCGAGTGGAGCAATTACTACGGTGAACCACAGGAG GCCTATTCGGCGGTGCCCATTAGCAGCATGAACCCGGGAATGGGCAGCACCTACATGAGCATGAACACCATGGGCTCCGGCAGCAACATGACCTCGAGCTCCTTTAACATGTCCTACGGGAACCCGGCCATCGGTCCCGGCATGGGCGCAATGGCGGGCGGCGGGCCAGGCGCCATGGGCTCCGGTATGACGCCAATGAGCGCGGCCATCAGTCCCGGCTTGGGAGGCCAACAAACTTCGCTGAACGGCCTTGGTCCTTACCCGGGCATGAGCCCCATGACTTACCCGCAAGCCAACGTCAGCCGGCCGCGAGACGCCAAGAGCCTGCGGCGCACTTACCCGCACGCCAAGCCGCCCTACTCCTACATCTCGCTCATCACCATGGCCATCCAGCAAGCCCCGAGCAAGATGCTGACCCTCAGCGAGATCTACCAGTGGATCATGGAGCTCTTCCCTTACTACCGCCAGAACCAACAGCGCTGGCAGAACTCCATCCGCCACTCGCTCTCCTTCAACGACTGCTTCATCAAGGTGGCCCGCTCTCCCGACAAGCCGGGCAAGGGCTCTTATTGGAGCTTGCACCCCGACTCGGGCAACATGTTCGAGAACGGCTGCTACCTGCGGCGCCAGAAGCGCTTCAAGTGCGACAAGGCAGCCCCGCCGAAAGCGGGCGGCGACGGGCCGAGAAAGGACGAGGAGGCGGCGACTGGATCGCCGCCCACGGGGGGAATCCACGACAGCGGCAGTAGCCGGGCCAGGGGTCGGGCCGAGCCGAACTCGGACACGGCGCCCCGTCGCGACGTCAAGTGTCAGGCTGCGGCGGTGAGCTCGGCCTCGGCCATCAGGGGCGCCCTGGGCCCGCACCCGTCGCATCCACACTTGCTGCTGCAGCCCGGGCTGTCCCTGAGCCACGTGTCGGTGGCCGAGCCGCAGCAGTTGCACCAACTCAAGGCAGACCCGCACTACTCGTTCAACCACCCCTTCTCCATCAACAATCTCATGTCGTCCGAGCAACAGCATCATCACAAGATGGACTTGAAGGCTTATGAGCAGGCCATGCACTACTCCAGTTACGGGAGCAACATGGCCAACGGGCTGCCTCTCAGTACCATGGGCAAAAGCGGCATGGAGCCGTCGGTGTTGGCCAGCGAAGCTTCCTATTACCAAGGTGTGTATTCCAGACCAGTTCTCAATACCTCTTAG
- the foxa1 gene encoding hepatocyte nuclear factor 3-alpha isoform X2 — MEGHEAAEWSNYYGEPQEAYSAVPISSMNPGMGSTYMSMNTMGSGSNMTSSSFNMSYGNPAIGPGMGAMAGGGPGAMGSGMTPMSAAISPGLGGQQTSLNGLGPYPGMSPMTYPQANVSRPRDAKSLRRTYPHAKPPYSYISLITMAIQQAPSKMLTLSEIYQWIMELFPYYRQNQQRWQNSIRHSLSFNDCFIKVARSPDKPGKGSYWSLHPDSGNMFENGCYLRRQKRFKCDKAAPPKAGGDGPRKDEEAATGSPPTGGIHDSGSSRARGRAEPNSDTAPRRDVKCQAAAVSSASAIRGALGPHPSHPHLLLQPGLSLSHVSVAEPQQLHQLKADPHYSFNHPFSINNLMSSEQQHHHKMDLKAYEQAMHYSSYGSNMANGLPLSTMGKSGMEPSVLASEASYYQGVYSRPVLNTS, encoded by the exons ATGGAAGGACATGAAGCTGCCGAGTGGAGCAATTACTACGGTGAACCACAGGAG GCCTATTCGGCGGTGCCCATTAGCAGCATGAACCCGGGAATGGGCAGCACCTACATGAGCATGAACACCATGGGCTCCGGCAGCAACATGACCTCGAGCTCCTTTAACATGTCCTACGGGAACCCGGCCATCGGTCCCGGCATGGGCGCAATGGCGGGCGGCGGGCCAGGCGCCATGGGCTCCGGTATGACGCCAATGAGCGCGGCCATCAGTCCCGGCTTGGGAGGCCAACAAACTTCGCTGAACGGCCTTGGTCCTTACCCGGGCATGAGCCCCATGACTTACCCGCAAGCCAACGTCAGCCGGCCGCGAGACGCCAAGAGCCTGCGGCGCACTTACCCGCACGCCAAGCCGCCCTACTCCTACATCTCGCTCATCACCATGGCCATCCAGCAAGCCCCGAGCAAGATGCTGACCCTCAGCGAGATCTACCAGTGGATCATGGAGCTCTTCCCTTACTACCGCCAGAACCAACAGCGCTGGCAGAACTCCATCCGCCACTCGCTCTCCTTCAACGACTGCTTCATCAAGGTGGCCCGCTCTCCCGACAAGCCGGGCAAGGGCTCTTATTGGAGCTTGCACCCCGACTCGGGCAACATGTTCGAGAACGGCTGCTACCTGCGGCGCCAGAAGCGCTTCAAGTGCGACAAGGCAGCCCCGCCGAAAGCGGGCGGCGACGGGCCGAGAAAGGACGAGGAGGCGGCGACTGGATCGCCGCCCACGGGGGGAATCCACGACAGCGGCAGTAGCCGGGCCAGGGGTCGGGCCGAGCCGAACTCGGACACGGCGCCCCGTCGCGACGTCAAGTGTCAGGCTGCGGCGGTGAGCTCGGCCTCGGCCATCAGGGGCGCCCTGGGCCCGCACCCGTCGCATCCACACTTGCTGCTGCAGCCCGGGCTGTCCCTGAGCCACGTGTCGGTGGCCGAGCCGCAGCAGTTGCACCAACTCAAGGCAGACCCGCACTACTCGTTCAACCACCCCTTCTCCATCAACAATCTCATGTCGTCCGAGCAACAGCATCATCACAAGATGGACTTGAAGGCTTATGAGCAGGCCATGCACTACTCCAGTTACGGGAGCAACATGGCCAACGGGCTGCCTCTCAGTACCATGGGCAAAAGCGGCATGGAGCCGTCGGTGTTGGCCAGCGAAGCTTCCTATTACCAAGGTGTGTATTCCAGACCAGTTCTCAATACCTCTTAG